The genomic region TGGCCTTCGGGGCCTACCTGGCCATGCTGAACTGGCCCATGATCGCGCTCGGCTGGGTGGTGAACCTCTTCGAGAGGGGCGAGGCCTCCATGGGCCGTATCAACTACCTCCTGGACGCGGTCCCGGAGATTCGGGACGAGCGCCCCGCCCCCCTGACCGCTCTCCGGGGGGAGGTGGAGTTCCGCGGACTGACCTTCTCCTACAACGGGCACCCTGTCCTCACGGACGTCGACCTGAAGGTGCCCGCGGGCACGACGGTGGCGGTGGTGGGCCCCACGGGGGCCGGCAAGAGCACGCTGGTGAGCCTGATCCCCCGCCTCTACGACGCGCCCCCCGGCACCGTGTTCGTGGACGGGCACGACGTGCGCGAGGTCCCCCTGGCCCTGCTCCGCGGCACCGTCGGCTTCGTGCCCCAGGAGAGCTTCCTCTTCTCCGACACCATCCGCGAGAACATCGGCTTCGGGATCCCGGGAGGCGACGACGGGCGCCCGGAATGGGCGGCGGGGATCGCTCAGCTCGCCAAGGATGTCGCCGACTTCCCCCAGGGCTACGGGACTTTCGTGGGGGAGCGGGGCATCACCCTCTCCGGGGGACAAAAGCAGCGGACCGCCCTCTCCCGCGCCCTCGCCACCGACCCCCGGATCCTCGTCCTCGACGACACCCTGGCCGCGGTGGACACGGAGACGGAGGAGGAGATCCTGAAGGGGCTTCGGGGCGTGATGCGGACCCGCACCACCTTCCTGGTCTCGCACCGCGTGTCCACGGTCAAGGATGCCGATCTCATCGTGGTCCTGCGCGAAGGCCGGATCGTGGAGCGCGGGACCCATGACGAGCTCGTGGCCCAGGGCGGCTTCTACGCCGACCTCCATCGTAGGCAGCTGCTGGAGGAGGAGATGGAGACGGCATGAGCGCGGCCGGCTTCCACGAGGACGACCCCGTCGCGCCCAAGAGCTACGACTGGAAGCTGCTCGTCCGCCTCCTCAAGTACCTGGGGCCCTACAAGGCGGCGGTGGCTGTCTCCTTCCTGCTCATCCTGGTCATGGCGGGACTGGACCTCGTGGGCCCTTACCTTACCAAGGTGGCCATCGACGGCCACATCGCCAAGGGGGACGCAGCCGGGCTGCGGTGGGTGGCCGGCCTCTACCTCCTCGCCCTCCTCGCCGGCCTCGGCGTGCGCTTCGCCCAGATGTTCATCCTGCAGATGACCGGGCAGCGGGTCATGCAGGACATGAGGCGGGAGATCTTCGGCCACCTCCAGCGGCTGCACGTGGCCTACTTCGACAAGAACCCCGTGGGTCGGCTCATGACCCGGGTCACCACCGACGTGGATGCGGTGAACGAGCTCTTCACCTCCGGGGTGGTGACCGTATTCGGCGACCTCTTCACCCTCTTCGGCATCATGGGGGTCATGCTCGCCCTCGACCTCCGGCTGGCCCTGGTGACTTTTGCCGTCATCCCCCTCTTCTTCCTGCTCACCAACTGGTTCCGCAAGGGGGCGCGGGAGTCCTTCCGGGAGACCCGCCGCTGGGTGGCCCGCATCAACGCCTTCCTCCAGGAGAACCTCTCCGGGATGAGCGTGGTTCAGCTGTTCCGGCGCGAGGAGCGGAACACTCTCGCCTTCGCGGCCATCAACCGCAAGCACGCCGACGCCAACATGACCGCCATCTTCTATTACGCGGTCTTCTACCCCGCCATCGAGCTCCTGGCCGCCCTCGCCATCGCCCTCATCATTCTCTACGGGGGCGAGGGCGTGCTCCGGGGGACGGTGACCCTGGGCGTGCTCGTGGCATTCATCCAGTACTCGGAGCGCTTCTGGCGGCCGATCTCCGACCTCTCCGAGAAGTTCAACATCCTGCAAGCGGCCATGGCCTCCTCGGAGCGAATCTTCCTGCTCCTGGACACGGAGGCCCAGGTGGCGGGCCGCGCCGGAGCCCGCGCCCTCCCCGAGGTCGCGGGCCGGGTGGCCTTCGAAGGGGTGTGGTTCGCCTACTCCGGCCAGGAGTGGGTCCTGAAGGACATCGACTTCGCGGTGGAGCCGGGGCGGAGCGTGGCCCTGGTGGGGGCCACGGGCGCGGGCAAGACCTCGATCATCAGCCTCCTCACCCGCTTCTACGACGTGGCCCGGGGCCGCATCACCTTGGACGGGGTAGACATCCGCGAGCTCCCCCCCGCGCAGCTCAGGTCCTCGCTCGCCCTCGTGCTCCAGGACGTGCACCTCTTCAGCGGGACCATCGCCTCCAACATCCGCCTGGGCTCGGCCATCCCCGAAGAGCGGGTGCGGGAGGCGGCGCGGGCCGTCCACGCCCACCACTTCATCGAAGCCCTGCCCCAGGGCTATGAGACCGAGGTCAAGGAGCGCGGGGCCACCCTCTCCGTGGGACAGAAGCAGCTCCTCTCCTTCGCCCGCGCCCTCGCCCACGACCCCCAGGTCCTCGTCCTGGACGAGGCCACGTCCTCCGTGGACACCGAGACCGAGCAGCTCATCCAGGACGCGCTCCGGGTGCTTCTTAAGGGGAGGACCGCGATCGTGATCGCCCACCGGCTCTCCACCATCCAGAACGTGGACGAGATCCTGGTCATGCACAAGGGCCGGATCCGAGAGCGGGGCACGCACCAGGAGCTCCTGGCCGAGCGCGGACTCTACTGGCGCCTCTACCAGCTCCAGTACAAGGACCAGGAACTGCGGGTGAGCGGCCCGGCGGAAGCTACGGCCTAGCGCCGCGGATCGCCCCCCGGTGACCCGGGTCTCGGTGGGCCGGGAAGGTGTCCCCTTGCCAAACGTTCGGGGCTTCCTCCCCTGCTCGGAAGCCTGACCGGCAGGCGTCCGCAAGGAAGCGGCCCGAGGCGTCCTCCCCCTGGTCAGGGTTGGGCAGGGGCCGTCGCGGCGGTCATGACGGCGAAAGGGCCCTGCGACTCAGGGCCTTCCCCCTCGCCCTGACCCGGCTCGTGAATTTGTTGAGAATCTGTTTGACAACGGCCCTCGGCGGGCGTACGGGTAGACTCGGGAACCCTGGCAATCCCTCCATTCTGATCTCTGACCGAGATCGAGGAGGATTTCATGCGGAATCCCTATTGGACCGCGAGCCTGCTCGCGGCTCTGTTGCTGCCCGCCTGCGGTAGCAGCGGTCCGACCATGGTAGCGCCGACTCCAACCCCTGTGCCTTGCACCCAGGCCTCGGTTTTCCAAGGAGCGGGTGCACTTCCCGCCCACGTCGCGGATTTTGAGTCGATCACAGCGCCCACGACCGGCCGGCTGGATGTCACCCTGGACTGGACGTTCGCCTCGAGCAAGGTGGGGGTGTTCATCGCGCAGGGACCCTGCAGCTTCGATCAGTTCAAGGCCGCAGCCTGCAATTTCTTGCTCAGCTTGGTTTCTCCTCCAAAGCCGTTGAAGGGCTCGGCATCCAACGTGGCCGCGGGCTCGTACGTCCTGATCATCGCTAACGCAGCCGACCAGAACGAGTCGGTGTCGGCCCAGGTGCTCTTAAGCTCCGCGACCTGCCCGGCTTTGGCGTCGCGGTCGCCCCAGGACCAGTCGCAGGGGTCGCTCCGGGGGCAGGTTCACGGGGAACTCACCGGCATCTTGCACCGCTGACCTGCGAGAAAGGCGGAAGCGTCATTAGGTCGGCGGAGCTTCGCCCGACCCGCAGAGTTCAGGGGAGCTCTCGCTGCTCCCCGCTGTTCTAAGCGCGGTTCCCCGAGCCACTCGGGACATGGTTGCGGCTGTCTCGTTGAGTCGGCCTGGGAGACCTCGAGAGGCGTCCCCGCGGGCGCGGGAAAACCCGCGCCCGCGGTCTTTGGTGCCGTCGCTAGAAGCCGAGCCTCAAGCCGAGGCGCAGGATCCGCGGCGAGAGGTTGTCCGTCAGCAGCTCGAAGTTGGTGGCTTTCAGGTTGCGCTGACGGTTGAGCTCGGTGTTGCTGTTGAACACGTTGAACAGATCCAAGCTGATCGCCGCGTTGCCCCGCCCGAACTTCAGGATCTTCTGCAGGCGCAGGTCCAGATCCCAGAGGTTATTGAACCGGAGGTAGTCGACGCTGGGCGTCACCAGGACCCGTTGTGTCCCGTCCTGGCCGAGGGCCGCGTTCACGAACAGCGGGTACGGCGTGCCCTGCCTGCCGAACAGGTTGGCCGCGATCTCCAGGTCCCAGGGGAGCTGGTAGAGCGCGTTGGCGTTCACCGCCCATTTGGCGTTGATGAAGATATCGCCGCTGCCACTCCCGGCGCTCCGGGGCGCGACCTGGCCGCCGCTGATGAGAGGATCCGTGTCGAGAGCGGTCGGGTTGCCGGCCGAGAGGCCGCCGAAGTTCTGGAAATTGCTCGCCGCGGGCGTGCCCGTGTAGAACTCCTCGTGATTGTTCCAGGCGGCGGCGACGCGGGCCATCCACTTGTTGGCCAGGCGCTTGGTGGCCGAGAACTCGATCCCGTTGAAGGTCTGAGAGTAGTTGGGGTCGTTTGTCTGGAACCGGCCGTTGCCACCCGCCGCAACCTTGGCCACGTTCGGGATGAAGGTGGGCACGCTATAGGCCGTCCCATCGGTGAGCGTTCCCGTCAAGGCTGCGCCGGCCGCGAAGTCGGCCGGGGTCATGCCCACGCGCGGGAAGGAGATGAACCGCGTGAACTTGCGGTAGGTGTAGGTGACGGACACCGCGAGGTTCGGAAAGAGCTCGCGGTCGAGGCCGAAGACGCCCTCATTCGTGAGCGGCGCCTGCAGATTGGGGTCGATCACGTTCGAGGACGTCACCGCGGTCGGGTTCGCGGGGTTGAAGCCACCCCCCGTAGCCAGCGGCGTCGGCGTGATCGTCACCTCGTTCGGCTGCGCTAAGTGGTCACCGTTGAGATCCTTCCACGGATACTCCGCCCAGCCCGCCGCCCCGCTCGGGTTGGCGAAGCCTACGGTGCCGGTGTCGAGCTGGGTCGCGTAGCGGGCGTAGGACGCGCGAACGAGCGTCTTGCGGTCCTTGTCGAGGGCGTAGGTCACGCCCACCCGGGGCGAGAGGTCGTTCCAGGCGAAGGGCGCGTCATAACCGGGGAAGTTGATGCCGGGAACGACGTTGGTAAAGGCCCCATTGCCCTGGATGTTCGTCGGGGCCGCGCGGCCCGTCTGGTGGTCGAAGCGCAGGCCGAGGTTCAGGGTCAGGCGGTTCTTGGTGAAGGTGTCGCCCACGTAGGCGCTCGTGTAGAAGGTCCGGTTGACGCCCAGCCCCGCGCGGTAGAGGCGGGCGCGCTGGTTGGTGGCCGAGAAATCCTCCGCCTCCACGAGGTCGCCGGGGTAGAGAGTCTCCGTCAGGGCCTCCGTCCACCGGTATCCCCCGCCAAACTTGATCTCATGGTTCCCGAGGAAGTAGTTGGCGTCGGCGTTCGCGATGTACTGCGGCCGCACGTTGAGGTTGAGATAGGTGGTGCCGAAGGTCTGCCCAAGTCGCGGGGCGAGGCCGGCCTCGCCACTGAGGCCGCCCACAGGAAAGAGCTGGAAGCCCGTCCCGTAGTACGCGAACCTCACGGAGGTGAAGAAGTTGGGGTTGAAGGTATGGTTGTCCTCGAGCTTCAGAAGCCCGTGGGGCCGGCTGTCGGGGAAAGCGTCGCTCTGGTTCCAGGTGGCGGAGGATGGCTCGATGCAGCCTGCGCAGGCCCCCGGGGCACGATTGAACTTCTGCTTGTCGCCAAGGAACCAGAACCCGCTCACCATGTCGCTCGAGCCGGCCTGCCAGTTCACCTTGACCGTCTGGTCCTTAAGGATCGTCTTGTCGATGAGGGCTCCCGCGGAGCGAACGAGCCGGATGTCCTGCTTGCCCCAGGAGACCCAGAACCAGAGCTTGTCCTTGAGGATGGGCCCCCCGACGTCGAACCCGTAGTCGGCGACCTGATCGTTGTGGTTCGCGGTGTCGGCCGTCACGGGGACGAGGAGGCCATGCACGCCCGCGGTCTGCAGCTCGGCGGGGACGTTGGAGGCGCCGAGGTCGTGGTTGGTGAAGTAGCCGTGCACGGTGGCGTGGAAGTCGTTCGTGCCGCGCTTGGTCACGAAGTTGATCCCCACCCCCCCAGTCGGTTGCCGGATGTCGTTGCCGCTGGTCGAGATCTGGATCTCCTGGAACGCGTCGTAGTCGAAGTAGGTCGGGGAGGAGCCGATGGCGGCCATGTCGGTGACGTTGACGCCGTCCAGGCTCCACACCCCGTCGTTTCCGGAGGCACCCTTGGCGCGGTAGGCCGACTGCTGGCCGCTCTCGTTGCCGGCAATGTTGACCCGATCCATGACCACTCCGGGGACGGTGCGGAGCAGCGCCCAGGGGTCGCGGGAGTTCGG from Vicinamibacteria bacterium harbors:
- a CDS encoding ABC transporter ATP-binding protein codes for the protein MRTLPHLRRLLPYLGRHRKGVVGGILCLLFTTGFSVASPWVLRHAIDDLTATVTRQKLYLYSGLIVGLVLVEGVFRYLMRMVLIGISREIEYELRNDLFSHLTLMAPRYYQRNRIGDIMSRATNDMSAVRMVLGPGIMYTANLVATFTATVTLMLAISPRLTGLALLPLLLVSILVRHFGRRIHDHFEAVQAQLSALNALVQENLSGARVVRAYVQEPHEEERFAGANREYVERNRRLIRLTGVLYPGIQFFMGLGAVTVLWLGGRLVVAGTITLGQFVAFGAYLAMLNWPMIALGWVVNLFERGEASMGRINYLLDAVPEIRDERPAPLTALRGEVEFRGLTFSYNGHPVLTDVDLKVPAGTTVAVVGPTGAGKSTLVSLIPRLYDAPPGTVFVDGHDVREVPLALLRGTVGFVPQESFLFSDTIRENIGFGIPGGDDGRPEWAAGIAQLAKDVADFPQGYGTFVGERGITLSGGQKQRTALSRALATDPRILVLDDTLAAVDTETEEEILKGLRGVMRTRTTFLVSHRVSTVKDADLIVVLREGRIVERGTHDELVAQGGFYADLHRRQLLEEEMETA
- a CDS encoding ABC transporter ATP-binding protein, which produces MSAAGFHEDDPVAPKSYDWKLLVRLLKYLGPYKAAVAVSFLLILVMAGLDLVGPYLTKVAIDGHIAKGDAAGLRWVAGLYLLALLAGLGVRFAQMFILQMTGQRVMQDMRREIFGHLQRLHVAYFDKNPVGRLMTRVTTDVDAVNELFTSGVVTVFGDLFTLFGIMGVMLALDLRLALVTFAVIPLFFLLTNWFRKGARESFRETRRWVARINAFLQENLSGMSVVQLFRREERNTLAFAAINRKHADANMTAIFYYAVFYPAIELLAALAIALIILYGGEGVLRGTVTLGVLVAFIQYSERFWRPISDLSEKFNILQAAMASSERIFLLLDTEAQVAGRAGARALPEVAGRVAFEGVWFAYSGQEWVLKDIDFAVEPGRSVALVGATGAGKTSIISLLTRFYDVARGRITLDGVDIRELPPAQLRSSLALVLQDVHLFSGTIASNIRLGSAIPEERVREAARAVHAHHFIEALPQGYETEVKERGATLSVGQKQLLSFARALAHDPQVLVLDEATSSVDTETEQLIQDALRVLLKGRTAIVIAHRLSTIQNVDEILVMHKGRIRERGTHQELLAERGLYWRLYQLQYKDQELRVSGPAEATA
- a CDS encoding TonB-dependent receptor; amino-acid sequence: MKRIALSLVVLLATALPIHAQLATGNVYGTVTDESGAALPGASVTVKGPGGTFTTICGADGRFRVLNLDPGAYQLTTTLVGFATVTRENVVVATGTSVDITVGLKVASVAETLTVTAETPVLDAKRTGTATVFTQDELAKIPNSRDPWALLRTVPGVVMDRVNIAGNESGQQSAYRAKGASGNDGVWSLDGVNVTDMAAIGSSPTYFDYDAFQEIQISTSGNDIRQPTGGVGINFVTKRGTNDFHATVHGYFTNHDLGASNVPAELQTAGVHGLLVPVTADTANHNDQVADYGFDVGGPILKDKLWFWVSWGKQDIRLVRSAGALIDKTILKDQTVKVNWQAGSSDMVSGFWFLGDKQKFNRAPGACAGCIEPSSATWNQSDAFPDSRPHGLLKLEDNHTFNPNFFTSVRFAYYGTGFQLFPVGGLSGEAGLAPRLGQTFGTTYLNLNVRPQYIANADANYFLGNHEIKFGGGYRWTEALTETLYPGDLVEAEDFSATNQRARLYRAGLGVNRTFYTSAYVGDTFTKNRLTLNLGLRFDHQTGRAAPTNIQGNGAFTNVVPGINFPGYDAPFAWNDLSPRVGVTYALDKDRKTLVRASYARYATQLDTGTVGFANPSGAAGWAEYPWKDLNGDHLAQPNEVTITPTPLATGGGFNPANPTAVTSSNVIDPNLQAPLTNEGVFGLDRELFPNLAVSVTYTYRKFTRFISFPRVGMTPADFAAGAALTGTLTDGTAYSVPTFIPNVAKVAAGGNGRFQTNDPNYSQTFNGIEFSATKRLANKWMARVAAAWNNHEEFYTGTPAASNFQNFGGLSAGNPTALDTDPLISGGQVAPRSAGSGSGDIFINAKWAVNANALYQLPWDLEIAANLFGRQGTPYPLFVNAALGQDGTQRVLVTPSVDYLRFNNLWDLDLRLQKILKFGRGNAAISLDLFNVFNSNTELNRQRNLKATNFELLTDNLSPRILRLGLRLGF